The DNA region AATTTCTTGGGAATAGTCTTAATATTCCCCTTGCAAGGGAGCTTTTTCCACAACCTGACTCTCCTACGATGGCAAGAGTTTCTCCCTCTTTGAGCTCAAAACTTACATTTCTTACTGCCTCTAAAGGCCCCTGTTGGGTCTTATAAACTACCGTGAAATTATTTAACTTAAGAACTGTGTTTGCCATGTTACCACTCCTATACTTCTTTAAGTCTTGGATTAACTATTCTATCTATGACAAAGCCTAAAAGTGCAAAAGATATAGCTAATAATACAATGATTAATGAAGGTTCAATTACCCAGTAATAAAAGCCTTTATACAAAGCACCATTTTGAAAGGCTTCTTCAATTATCCTTCCGAGAGTTGGCTCTGTGGGGTCAAGTACGCCAAAAAGGGATAAAATTGCTTCTAAAAATATATAAGCAGGTATACTAATAATTAACCCTGGGATTACCGGGGGTAATATCTTAGGAATAATGTATAGGAAAACTATCCTCATATTGCTTGCTCCATAAGTTCTTGCAGCTTCTATATAAGGTAGTGTTTTTACTTGAAGAACCATGGCTCTTTGGGTCTTTATTCCAGAACCAAAAAGGCTTAGGATTATTAATACTACTAATAGTTGCCAAATGGTTAATTTATAGAATAAGGAAATCATAATCATGAGAGGCAGAAATGGAAGTAACATGTATATCTCAGTTAATCTTTGTATAAGATTGTCTACCCATCCCCCATACCAACCACTTACAGTAGCTAATATTAATTGTATTACAGTAATACTTAAAGAAGCTCCAAGCCCAAAGGCAAGGTCAATAGGAGTTCCGTATAAAATTCCAAGTTCTAAAGGTCTTCTTAGATGATCTGTTCCTGCGACTCCATAAACTTTTCCGTAAATTATGGGCTCTATCTCGATGGTATCACTTTTATCAGTAAATTGAACTTCTATTTCGAGTTTGTAGTTTCCTTTATTAACCTTTGGATTTTCTGTTTCTCCAAAGAGTCCACGCATGACTGTAACAGGGAAATTGGGATAAAAACCTAATTTTTCCTTATAATACTCTATGAATTTTTGTTCTATAGAAGATTCATTTCCAATATAAAAAATATCTTTCTCTGCTCTTTGAACTTTTTCAAAGAGCAATATTCTATCTCCATATGGATTTATCCAGTAGATTCTTAGATTAGGAGGATTGTTTTTAAAAGTACTATTTAGAAATATGTTAAATTCACTGGGAAAATCATCATAAGTATAGTTTATGTCATACACATATTTTACTATTTTAGGAGTTTCAGAGACGCT from Dictyoglomus turgidum DSM 6724 includes:
- a CDS encoding ABC transporter permease, coding for MDNMEFTSSYSLKGILREVLRYKTGVFSLLIFAILILLSVYAYLSMPYDKAKELWNDSQAWLKYPRNAIPTWLAFFTGKNLPKNIYLKDPKIESVSETPKIVKYVYDINYTYDDFPSEFNIFLNSTFKNNPPNLRIYWINPYGDRILLFEKVQRAEKDIFYIGNESSIEQKFIEYYKEKLGFYPNFPVTVMRGLFGETENPKVNKGNYKLEIEVQFTDKSDTIEIEPIIYGKVYGVAGTDHLRRPLELGILYGTPIDLAFGLGASLSITVIQLILATVSGWYGGWVDNLIQRLTEIYMLLPFLPLMIMISLFYKLTIWQLLVVLIILSLFGSGIKTQRAMVLQVKTLPYIEAARTYGASNMRIVFLYIIPKILPPVIPGLIISIPAYIFLEAILSLFGVLDPTEPTLGRIIEEAFQNGALYKGFYYWVIEPSLIIVLLAISFALLGFVIDRIVNPRLKEV